Proteins co-encoded in one Taeniopygia guttata chromosome 4, bTaeGut7.mat, whole genome shotgun sequence genomic window:
- the LOC100223328 gene encoding interleukin-8-like, producing MMGKTVAAVLTLLLISALGTQGEAVPRSAIELRCQCINTHSKFIHPKFIQNVNLTPSGPHCKNVEVIATLRDGREVCLEPSAPWVKLIIKAILDK from the exons ATGATGGGCAAGACTGTGGCTGCTGTCCTGACCCTGCTCCTGATCTCAGCGCTTGGAACACAAG gtgAGGCAGTGCCACGTTCAGCCATTGAACTCCGGTGCCAGTGCATAAACACCCATTCCAAATTCATCCATCCCAAGTTCATCCAAAACGTGAACCTCACCCCCAGTGGACCTCACTGCAAGAATGTTGAAGTCAT AGCTACCCTGCGAGATGGCAGAGAAGTGTGCCTGGAGCCCAGTGCTCCCTGGGTGAAGCTTATCATCAAGGCAATTCTGGACAAGTGA
- the LOC100222345 gene encoding interleukin-8, which translates to MNGKLVAILALFLISAAVSQGRTLARMGTELRCQCIATHSRFIPPKSIQDVKLTQSGPHCKNVEVIATLKDGREVCLEPTAPWVQLIVKAILAKAEQNSDSPL; encoded by the exons ATGAACGGGAAACTCGTAGCTATCCTGGCTCTTTTCCTGATCTCAGCAGCTGTGTCTCAAG GTAGGACCCTGGCAAGGATGGGAACCGAGCTCCGGTGCCAGTGCATAGCCACTCATTCCAGGTtcattcccccaaaatccattcAAGATGTGAAGCTGACACAGAGCGGCCCCCACTGCAAGAATGTTGAAGTCAT AGCTACTCTGAAGGATGGCAGAGAGGTGTGCTTGGAGCCCACTGCTCCCTGGGTACAGCTGATTGTAAAGGCAATTTTGGCCAA GGCTGAACAAAATTCTGACTCGCCTCTCTAA
- the LOC101233529 gene encoding interleukin-8-like, giving the protein MGGKSVAVTLVLYLLSVAGSEGKALEKTVERGSQCHCISTHSKFIPPKTVQDVRLSRRGPHCKNVEIIAVLRDGREVCVEPTAPWIQLTVKALLARARDNVESPVKEKSRKNKPWISAGI; this is encoded by the exons ATGGGTGGCAAATCTGTTGCTGTCACTTTGGTTCTCTACTTGCTCTCAGTGGCAGGGTCAGAAG GTAAGGCCCTGGAGAAGACAGTTGAAAGAGGCTCCCAATGCCACTGCATAAGTACTCATTCCAAGTTCATTCCTCCCAAGACTGTCCAGGATGTTAGATTAAGCCGAAGAGGACCTCACTGCAAAAATGTGGAAATCAT agctgtgctgagagATGGCAGGGAAGTGTGCGTGGAGCCCACTGCGCCCTGGATCCAGCTGACTGTAAAGGCTCTGCTAGCCAG GGCCAGGGACAATGTTGAGTCACCAGTCAAAGAAAAGTCAAGGAAGAATAAACCTTGGATTTCTGCAGGGATatga